One Actinomadura viridis genomic region harbors:
- a CDS encoding S-(hydroxymethyl)mycothiol dehydrogenase, with translation MTHEVRGVVAKAKGAPVSVETVLVPDPGPGEALVKVQACGVCHTDLHYREGGINDEFPFLLGHEAAGVVEAVGDGVTEVEPGDYVILNWRAVCGQCRACLRGRPWYCFNTHNAKQKMTLADGTELSPALGIGAFAEKTLVAAGQCTKVDPEASPAAAGLLGCGVMAGLGAAINTGGVTRGDSVAVIGCGGVGNAAIAGARLAGAAKIIAVDIDDRKLDWAKGFGATHTINSSGTDPVEAIRELTGGNGADVVIDAVGRPETYEQAFYARDLAGTVVLVGVPTPEMRLELPLLDVFGRGGSLKSSWYGDCLPSRDFPMLIDLYRQGRLDLDAFVSETIALDEVEAAFTKMHHGDVLRSVVVFP, from the coding sequence ATGACACACGAAGTGCGCGGAGTGGTGGCCAAGGCCAAGGGGGCGCCGGTCTCCGTTGAGACCGTGCTGGTGCCGGACCCGGGGCCTGGTGAGGCCCTGGTGAAGGTGCAGGCGTGCGGGGTCTGCCATACCGACCTGCACTACCGGGAGGGCGGTATCAACGACGAGTTCCCGTTCCTGCTGGGGCATGAGGCCGCCGGGGTTGTCGAGGCGGTCGGGGACGGCGTCACCGAGGTGGAGCCGGGCGACTACGTCATCCTCAACTGGCGGGCGGTGTGCGGGCAGTGCCGGGCGTGCCTGCGAGGCCGTCCCTGGTACTGCTTCAACACCCACAACGCTAAGCAGAAGATGACCCTGGCGGACGGGACCGAGCTGTCGCCGGCGTTGGGGATCGGTGCGTTCGCCGAGAAGACGCTGGTCGCGGCCGGGCAGTGCACCAAGGTCGATCCGGAGGCGAGCCCGGCGGCGGCCGGGTTGCTGGGCTGCGGGGTGATGGCCGGGCTCGGGGCGGCGATCAACACCGGCGGGGTCACCCGGGGCGACAGCGTCGCGGTGATCGGCTGCGGCGGGGTCGGGAACGCGGCGATCGCGGGGGCGCGGCTGGCCGGGGCGGCGAAGATCATCGCGGTGGACATCGACGACCGCAAGCTGGACTGGGCCAAGGGCTTCGGCGCCACCCACACGATCAACTCCTCCGGCACCGACCCGGTGGAGGCGATCCGCGAGCTGACCGGTGGGAACGGCGCCGACGTGGTGATCGACGCGGTGGGGCGGCCGGAGACCTACGAGCAGGCGTTCTACGCCCGCGACCTGGCCGGGACCGTGGTGCTGGTCGGGGTGCCCACCCCGGAGATGAGGCTGGAGCTGCCGCTGCTGGACGTCTTCGGGCGCGGCGGCTCGCTGAAGTCGTCCTGGTACGGGGACTGCCTGCCGTCCCGCGACTTCCCGATGCTGATCGACCTCTACCGGCAGGGGCGCCTGGACCTGGACGCGTTCGTGTCCGAGACCATCGCGCTGGACGAGGTGGAGGCCGCGTTCACCAAGATGCACCACGGCGACGTGCTGCGTTCGGTGGTGGTCTTCCCGTGA
- a CDS encoding MBL fold metallo-hydrolase has translation MTARIDHAVTSGTFSLDGQTFDVDNNVWVLGNDTECVVIDAPHDVAAIRDVVGDRRLVAILATHAHDDHVRVAPELADATGAMIFLHPADLPVWRLTHTERRPDGDLQDGQVIEIAGTRLEVIHTPGHAPGACCFHAPELGVVFTGDTLFQGGPGATGRSFSDFNLIIASIRDHLFALPPETVVHTGHGPSTTIGAEQPHLQEWIDRGH, from the coding sequence GTGACCGCCCGCATCGACCACGCCGTCACCTCCGGCACGTTCTCGCTGGACGGCCAGACCTTCGACGTCGACAACAACGTCTGGGTCCTCGGGAACGACACCGAGTGCGTGGTCATCGACGCCCCGCACGACGTGGCCGCCATCCGGGACGTGGTCGGCGACCGGCGGCTGGTGGCGATCCTGGCCACCCACGCCCACGACGACCATGTCCGGGTCGCCCCGGAACTGGCCGACGCCACCGGCGCGATGATCTTCCTGCATCCCGCGGACCTGCCGGTGTGGAGGCTCACGCACACCGAGCGCCGCCCGGACGGAGACCTGCAGGACGGGCAGGTCATCGAGATCGCGGGGACGCGCCTGGAGGTGATCCACACCCCGGGGCACGCGCCCGGCGCCTGCTGCTTCCACGCACCGGAGCTCGGCGTCGTGTTCACCGGCGACACCCTGTTCCAGGGCGGTCCCGGGGCGACCGGACGGTCGTTCTCCGACTTCAACCTGATCATCGCCTCGATCCGCGACCACCTGTTCGCGCTGCCGCCCGAGACCGTCGTGCACACCGGGCACGGTCCCAGCACCACGATCGGTGCCGAACAGCCCCACCTGCAGGAATGGATCGACCGCGGGCACTGA